In Hyperolius riggenbachi isolate aHypRig1 chromosome 10, aHypRig1.pri, whole genome shotgun sequence, a genomic segment contains:
- the LOC137534477 gene encoding oocyte zinc finger protein XlCOF6-like isoform X2: MWNLGLYPIDDNIITIKVEVKDDEEETYPEGEESSKEGNIPPEISTDGSYRRLRRSTRCINTALARDTGHSSVTTKKLTGLQSIGKKVSCSECGKWFSRKSQLVCHRRIHGVKPFTCSDCGKSFRQKDHLLRHQTTHTGEKPYSCTDCGQLFTQKASLGRHQALHSGEKPFSCSDCGKCFRQKSTLVKHQQITVKKKPFSCPDCGKCFEKKSILIGHQRTHTGEKPFSCTECGRNFALKSTLLVHQTIHSGSKPLSCSLCGKGFLHKSRLLLHLRVHTGERPFKCTVCGKCFLRRARLVEHERRHTGEKPYSCEECGKCFTERQLLVFHQKRHADPTQNTCLICGRCFIHKSSLRKHYKIHTGEKPFSCAECGKCFAHKSHLERHQNIHTGERPFSCTECGESFRWKTTYVDHLAMHLGKRPFSCSDCKKCFAHKSLLERHQRVHTGEKPFSCSECGKDFRWKADMVCHLATHSEENPYSCSDCGRNFTRKSSLSRHQKKRLCAEPI; this comes from the exons ATGGAAGCTATAGAAGGCTAAGGAGAAGTACACGTTGCATTAATACTGCACTAGCTCGTGACACAGGACATTCTTCCGTTACTACAAAAAAACTGACG GGACTACAGAGCATTGGAAAGAAGGTTTCAtgttccgagtgtgggaaatggttctcTCGGAAGTCCCAGCTTGTCTGCCATCGCCGGATTCACGGAGTAAAGCCTTTCACCTGCTCTGATTGTGGGAAGTCTTTTAGGCAAAAAGACCACCTTCTACGGCACCAAACTACCCACACGGGAGAGAAGCCGTACTCTTGTACGGACTGTGGACAACTTTTTACCCAGAAGGCATCTCTTGGCAGACACCAGGCTTTACATTCTGGCGAGAAGCCCTTCTCATGttcagactgtgggaaatgcttcaGGCAGAAATCAACTCTCGTTAAACACCAGCAAATCACGGTCAAAAAGAAGCCGTTTTCCTGCCCTgattgtgggaaatgctttgaaaAGAAGTCAATTTTAATTGGACATCAGAGGACCCACACAGGCGAGAAACCATTCTCCTGCACCGAATGTGGAAGAAACTTTGCACTAAAGTCAACCCTTCTGGTCCATCAGACCATCCATTCGGGCAGCAAGCCACTTTCCTGTTctctctgtgggaagggtttcctgCATAAGTCACGTCTTCTCCTTCATCTTAGAGTTCATACAGGGGAGAGACCCTTTAAATGTACTGTTTGTGGAAAGTGCTTTCTCCGGAGAGCACGTCTGGTAGAACATGAGAGAcgtcacactggggagaagccgtattcatgtgaggAATGTGGAAAGTGCTTCACAGAAAGGCAGCTACTTGTGTTCCATCAGAAGAGACATGCCGATCCGACTCagaatacctgcctcatctgcggGAGATGCTTCATCCACAAATCCAGCCTCCGCAAGCATTATAAGATTCACACCGGAgaaaagcccttttcatgtgccgagtgtgggaaatgctttgcacACAAATCGCATCTGGAGAGGCACCAAAACATCCACACTGGGGAACGGCCATTCTCATGTACGGAGTGTGGAGAGAGCTTCCGGTGGAAGACCACCTATGTCGATCACTTGGCTATGCACTTAGGCAAGAGGCCGTTCTCCTGCTCTGACTGCAAGAAATGCTTTGCGCACAAATCTCTTCTAGAGCGCCATCAGCGAGTCCATACCGGAGAGAAGCCGTTTAGCTGTTCAGAGTGTGGCAAGGATTTTCGGTGGAAGGCTGACATGGTCTGTCACCTGGCCACACACAGTGAGGAAAATCCATATTCTTGCTCGGATTGTGGGAGGAACTTCACAAGGAAGTCATCTCTTAGTAGGCACCAGAAGAAGCGGCTGTGTGCAGAGCCTATTTGA